The Belonocnema kinseyi isolate 2016_QV_RU_SX_M_011 chromosome 2, B_treatae_v1, whole genome shotgun sequence nucleotide sequence GGGTTACATACAAAATTTTAGTATTCCACTTCGGGCATTTGAATATCCTAGAAACGTCCCATAGACATGACGGATATCCTGGGGATATTCATATTTCTGCTTTCTAGGATATCTCGGCGGGTTAACCCAGGGATGTGTTATCCCAGAATATCCAATTGTTGTGAGggataagtttaaaaatcacattCATATTTCAAACTTCATACACTCAccctttttttttcaagaatacttctttttcccttttttcaagaaactttcccttttttcgCTGCAAATTCGAAatgaatgattaaaattcaaaaaggaaatacagctatttttgtttaaaaaatctaccattatatttttggttctaaattaatatcgcttggttaaaaattctatcaattggatgacaatttatttttttacaaatgctaccatattgttgaaaagtaatccGTTTCGGTAAGAAATCCCTCACAGCATGAAATATCGGCTGGATATTTCATTTATCTCCCAGGATATCCTGGACATAGGCCAGGAGACCCTATAGGGATATTGCGAATAATATCGAACGGGGTGGAAATCTCGAAATCCCTGGACTGTCCCAAGGACATCTCAGAATTCCCTCAGGATATCCCACTAAAGTCCCAATTTTATATGCCAAGGATGTCCCCAAGATATCCCAATTCTATAATTTGGTATGTTCCTGGAAATTCAGATATATCTACTGCGAATTATATGTATATTCAATCgtatcaatacaaaaaaaaataatttaacaatatcagGTATTtcaatttctcgaatattcgtgCCAGATTATAATCTATtctcatttatattatacaaaccAACGCGGCGaatattattttgattgttttttatcataaaaacttattttgctgTTTAAAATTGTGATCTCTAATATACGCGCAATTTAGAGGTTCGTTACAGAAAGAATAACAGCcaactttaaaagttttagaaagtgGCATGTTTTTATTGTAAGTAGGCTGTTATTGGTTATAATAATTAGTCGCggtaataatttttcgataattatgctgagataggattttgaaagaaaccgaATATTTAAGATTTGTATAAGTGGTTTTTTGTCAAACTGATACGTGTGAATCATAATGTTTTCAggcattctacatattttaatgaatatgcatttcagaaatattggattccTTTGCCAAAATTGTGTATATCCTGCACAAGACATTGAGTGGATATCTTACcgggcggaaatctcgatatccttggAATATGCCACGGATATATCCTAGGGATATGCcaagaatataattttgttgcgagggattcaactatttggtttaaatttgaactattttgttaaaaataaatgtaataaataaattgtaggaTCGGCGGTTTAAACCTGTTAATtaacaattcagaaattttacacagcgaaggaaaatcgttattgtttttgcaattttcaatattttttaaactgtaatatgTTTTATGTCCATTTACTcgagaaaaataatacacgttagttttataacatttgaataaaaattgaacgttatatgacAATTTAAAGCTATTCGTATGTTGTCTAGAGGGGGTCtagcggtctaaacctgttaactgtaGTGTTCTACCGCTGGTTTTGCACTaagccaataactaagactattcgacactagaaaaaattgggacacatatatttttattgcttaagatctcctctttccgacggtgccaatgaaattcctcaaaaaatttatttattatcccaaaatgcagtttaaacaaaaaaacgtgatttttcatgcctatttttttgtgaaccattttccaaagcttttcgagtctgtaattaacctggaatctcactaaccggtagaataaatgtctaaactttgagaatccatggttNNNNNNNNNNNNNNNNNNNNNNNNNNNNNNNNNNNNNNNNNNNNNNNNNNNNNNNNNNNNNNNNNNNNNNNNNNNNNNNNNNNNNNNNNNNNNNNNNNNNtgggaattttcgagtacacccagcaaaaaaaaatgccaaagcgtaaagcctcaaaaattgcaacaaactccgaatcggaatgggattccgatgaaaatgatgtacgtatcatcatacctaatccagattactctggctctgatggagatgattcatcagatgacgagaattcgggatcggatgaatcatctccatcagagccagagtaatctggattaggtatggcctaaaattggtaacgtagtttatggacggcccctaaatACATATTAACTTCTATTCATAATGAtcataaatcaataatatttttcagagcCAAATTCTTTTTATCGCGTGTTTAGCGTGCAAATCAGCGCACAACAGTTAGCAAAGGATTATTGCAAATTGCGAGTCTTGTTGAATACATCAGGGTACGAAGATAGTATTTTAGTCGGACCTGAAGTAAATCGTATCGGTGATTCTGAACATCCAACTCAACGAGGAGAAAATTATGCCAAAGAATTCTTATCAAATGATGAAGATTGCGTTGATTTTGTCACTTGGCATCAGTATTATCTCAACGGTAGAGAAGCTCAAGTACAGGATTTTATAAAGCCTgaagtttttaatattctttcGAATCAAATCAAATCTGTTGCGAATGCTATTAATGCTGCAGGGAAAAATACTCCAATGTGGTTGTGTAAGAagcgataataattatttaaatctgaCTTTAAAAATCTGATACTCAATTGCAGGTCTAACAGTCCGCATAGAATAAAAAATAGGGTACAATGGGTACTTTTTCACGCTTGAAGGGGGCGATTAAAAAATGGAGTGTATGATAAAGAAGCTAACAGCTAgtcatttatgtttatttaatgattttttagctACTGTGAAAATTCTTTCAGACGCTCAATATTTcctactgataaaaatacatattagacaaaaaatcaagaaaagctCAAAGAATGAAAAATGGATAAACCGCATAATTCGAAActtatcattttttacattttttttcagatacacaacacatttttcaaacagaactagaaaaaaatttaagacgaGAAAATGGCATTAATTTacatgtaccaggtgtatacatatgaaaccggtattttttcaagaaaaaaacacatttatttcaagagaatgataacaaatattttattcaaagtatgcgNNNNNNNNNNNNNNNNNNNNNNNNNNNNNNNNNNNNNNNNNNNNNNNNNNNNNNNNNNNNNNNNNNNNNNNNNNNNNNNNNNNNNNNNNNNNNNNNNNNNtcgacattttcaagagcgaaaaaaatcacgatgtcatatgaaacttgaaatgtttggtattggatattcttgacagatgacaatacgccaattagcacaaatagtaagttccgacagtgcctacaagtgtgcctactggccgctagatggcaataccggtttcatatataTACACCTGGTAAAAATCGGTTCACATTTAAAGAGACTTTACGGAACTACAAAGAAGTTGTAAAAAATTGGGGTTCACGAGAATACATAAAGTTTTGATAagcattttttcatgcatattTTGCTAACTGGTAAAATCATGGGTAAAAACGTCGTTACTGTCATGATTTTtgctttcattttaaattctatatactaattctttgtaatttttatgaagaatttcaGTTTTGAGTCTCAATTTGAAATGTATAAAGTTTAAatgtcttcaatttaaaattgcttattaaaatccgattttcattataaaattgttttgtgGCTTCAAGCTTCAACTTACCAAAACACTATAACACAATTTAAAGTGATgccattttgaacaatttaaatttgacatCGTCGtttgataattgaatttaaaattgtttaagcattAAGGCTCTTACATTGAAACTGtacaatttaaaacgatttaaatgtATACCAAACAActttatatagttgaatttttttaaattcgcaaatcaaaattgttcaagttcaaaagaatcaaaagctttcaatttgaaattgttcaatttaaaaaaattgaatgtaaaattattcaattctgacttctttcgattcgaaattatCCAATTATGCAAATTaaggaaattatataatttttgcattCTGTGTCCTTTtattaggaattttaatttaagtgtctgaatttgaaattttagaagtcttaatatcttcaatttaaagttgtttaataAGGTCGATTATTTTAATCTagaatattaaatctttcaaatatccagttcaaaattgtttaattaaaattcttccaatttcaaattattattctttggcCGCTTCAAGCTTCAATTTGCCCAAACAATGAGACGCACTCTGAAATGGTACCAGTTTGATCGATTTAATTGGAAATCATCTtttgatatttgaattaaaaatagttcgaGCATTAAATTAggtctttaattttgaaattgtacactttgaaatgatttaaatttaaaaccaaacaatttcatatggttacattttttacattcgcaattaaaaagtattgatgttcaaaagcattcaatttaaaattgcccAATTTTGAAGAACTCAAccttaaattattcaattctcaCGGTTTTCAGGAATGCTAAAGAAGAAATCCTAAGAGATTTATGACACCGAAAGAGTGCAAGATTTGGAGGCCtagattttattacaaatttaaaagctgATCACTGCTGACTGAAAAAGTGTGCTATTGGGAGAAAATCTTGTAAATAGGGGACTTTAGGCCCTTTAGGGAACTAAACTGAATATAGGACACAATAGGAGATATAGGGAGCGGTCTGTGAGGCCTGTAATTATAGCATGTATACattcaaatttaatgttattttttaatagctgaaactGGTACAGCATTCGGAGGAGGTGCACCAGAAATTTCAAACCGATTTGTCGCCGGATTTCTCTTCCTCGATAAACTAGGATATTCTGCAAGCGCAGGACTTCAAGTTGTGATAAGACAATCCTTTTTCGGTGGAAATTATGCTATGGTTGGATCCGATTTAACCCCAAATCCTGATTGGTGGGTCAGTGTGATCTACAAACAATTTGTTTCtaatagagttttgaaaattgcaactgTAAATAATTTTGGCCAAGTCAGACTTTACGCTCACTGTACTCCTGAAAAATCTCTGTTGAGCAAAGTACCAGCCGTCACAGTATATGGAATGAATCTCTTTAGTTACCCCGTACAAATTATGATTCAGGGAACTCAATCGTCTcccaaaaatgcaatatttttatacgCACTTACTGCGGATAATTTACAATCTAggtaaattttactttattttattatatttaattaataatcaggGTTGCTAAAAATCCAAATGCGAAATTTCCtgaccaacttttcattttccctggctgagtgtttgtttctaaatttattttaaagacttttaatgaCAACAGTCATACAACATTTTATAAGGGTTCGTCCCCAAATTACGTAAGAAGGTTTAAGGGAAGGGGAGAGTTTATTCAAAGCTTAAtgttactgaaaaaataataaatccgcATACATTACAACTTAACGGTATTgcgattttaaccaaataaactaatttcaagccgtgaaaataaattttctacaaaaaagttgagttttcaactttaaaatatgaatcgttaactaaaaattttattttcaacaaattcatcgaactttaaagtcaaaaagacaattgtgtaaaaaaaagttaaagtctttagcccaaaaagacaagttttaaacaaaatggtcaaattttcaaccaaaaatgtaatatttatacctacatttagaacaaatatttttactaataaaaaatttcaacaaaacagttacattttcaaccaaaaatattattttttaccaagaagaataatagtcaaccatttaattgaattttcaaacaacaacaaaattttcaactaaacatgaaatacttaaattttctcactaataaataaattttcagcacaagaaaaaaataataattttgaactcaaaaaggtttttagactaaaatgatgaatcattattcaaaaaaattaagtgttgACAAACATCATAGTCCCACTTTCAACAAGGTagctaaatttctaaccaaaaaagataaattctcaacgataaATGTAATTATAgttaagatttcaaccaaaaacagttgaatatacccaaaaaaaacaaattttcaatcgaacgtttgtattttaaccaaaaggatgaaatGCCTACGACAATGGATGAAATTGTAAcctaaacagtcaaattttcagtcaagaaagatttttgagtcaataaagaaaaaaatttgaatccaaaatgttgaattccaAGCCAAAATGACCTTTCTACAaatcagttaaagtttcaaaccgaaaatattattttgcaacaaaggttttttccaatcaaatagtggattttttgcCAAAGCAgttgaccttttaaaaaaaagacgaattttcaaaaaaatgataacaattttATACACAAGATGAATTATCatccaacaaaaatattaaattaagacttccttattattaagaaattttattttttaaatttaatttgattaaagttCCGCgtttgtttaattaacaatatcttGCGTGGGGGAGGggtatacaattttttagaaaaacgttTAATGTAATCTGTGAATTACCTCTGAACTTCAGTTTATCGAGAATTCCCTTACTCTTTCAAATTTTCTCTGATATGCCCTGATCTGTAGCAATCCTGAGGATGCATATTTCTAACAAgtatattttttagtacaatcAAAATGAATGGAGAAGAACTAAACTTGCTGCCAAACGGGGACTTGCCTCCTTTTAAACCAGTAATTCTGGAAGCAGGGAGACTCATTACTTTGCCTGGTTATTCGATGGTTTTTACTGTGATGCACGGAGTTAATATCTCTGCATGTTCTACGTTAtaagtgatttttaaagaatatttcatataattatttttatgatgtaCCTagtatgtattaaatttttatattacatttttataattgattcaaaattcagttttttactttgataatttactttcaaagttattagaatttttgaaattattttagttatcCCGCTTTGAATTAGAACCATTTTCGTTTTTAATACttggaaaaactaaaaaaatccatgaaaaaaattacacatctcttatcattttgaaaaacttttaaaatgcttttgcttttttcaatatttggcctagttttaaatatttctacaaaaatgtgagaaaatcttttaaaatagcaacaattaacttttttcttcgtACTGAAATAGAAGACAATTCTTCTCAAACCAATCAAAATATCGATgctatcattatttaaataataatagttgtagtttaaaattatacattatttttgggAGAATTGAATTCAATCTGATGTccaatttcaataacaaattaaattaaattgattaaggatttatttatattaatgatCAGCGTATAATACATATTTAAACCAACGTTTATACAAGTTGCAATCTCTTAATACACATCGTAAATTAagctaaaattgattaattttacaatacattgtACGCACATCTAAGGATGAAAGGTGGCAGTACAGAGTTAAATTCAACATAACTCATTCACATTTATACAggtaactaatttaaaattaggaCTGGAATGAATCTTCAAATTCTATAATAGTACTTTTTTCTACTGGTTTAACTCTTTCTGatatttattattcacaaatattttcgcCCGACTGACCAACTGCAGTTTTTCTTTATATCGtaattaatactaaatactttttttcaaataccgAAACATCCCCTTCATTTTTACAGACTTTATACTCTTATGATCTCTGATTctccaaatattaaaaaggagaaaaaaatgatACTGCAGTTCGCAAAGATATGAGGTATTGAACCATACTGTAAATATTTTCGTGCagagtatttattaaaacaagatCATACATAGTATGATCTCATTCCCTCACACTCTTACCAAGCTacgtaaacattttcaaacagcGAAACTGGACACATACGAGGGAATGATTCAAGCCGAAATGAAGCCACCACCTTGCTTATGATAGACAGATCCTAATTAACGATTCCTAAATAAATAGTCTATCGAATTGCATCGCTTTCTGCGGTACTATTTCGCATGTTTGAAATCCTCACATTCGACGCTTCCATCTCCTGATTCACAACATAAAAGTGGCGATTACCATACCTTGTATTTACACGGAAGTATCTTTATACAAGCTCAATTTTTACTCTAGCGCAGAAATGGTGATGGTCTTGCCCTTGGGATCGTCGAATCGGTCCATTGTGCGAATATCCATGATCATGGTAAGTCCCCAGATCATAATCAAAGCCAAGATGGCAGTGACGAATATTCCAGTCCAAATGGGAATCGACGTGAATCCAATGCAATTGTAGGTGTCACCAAACGATCCTCTAGCATCAAGCTGGATTTGCAGATCC carries:
- the LOC117168290 gene encoding heparanase-like isoform X1 is translated as MFLSYSASANQLFHFDVKQRVKPEYPVRENRLPVIILWTESHYKMSYLIGNDRKKNQYQNLGGDGFYENRRTSSCIGPLVVSLCFIFFVISLWNLRQSLPKMERHIVILNTEQPLLHTTSTMFLSFGLDSSSLRRMKELPISDKKFINLASHLRPAYVRIGGTAADCLFFDETLTEGFNSETINPVDGQDITNFTITKKDLLDLYKFTQKSGNRMLFDLNALIRNSDGSWNDSNARQIVEFAQSYGMSLDWHLGNEPNSFYRVFSVQISAQQLAKDYCKLRVLLNTSGYEDSILVGPEVNRIGDSEHPTQRGENYAKEFLSNDEDCVDFVTWHQYYLNGREAQVQDFIKPEVFNILSNQIKSVANAINAAGKNTPMWLSETGTAFGGGAPEISNRFVAGFLFLDKLGYSASAGLQVVIRQSFFGGNYAMVGSDLTPNPDWWVSVIYKQFVSNRVLKIATVNNFGQVRLYAHCTPEKSLLSKVPAVTVYGMNLFSYPVQIMIQGTQSSPKNAIFLYALTADNLQSSTIKMNGEELNLLPNGDLPPFKPVILEAGRLITLPGYSMVFTVMHGVNISACSTL
- the LOC117168290 gene encoding heparanase-like isoform X2, which codes for MFLSYSASANQLFHFDVKQRVKPEYPVIILWTESHYKMSYLIGNDRKKNQYQNLGGDGFYENRRTSSCIGPLVVSLCFIFFVISLWNLRQSLPKMERHIVILNTEQPLLHTTSTMFLSFGLDSSSLRRMKELPISDKKFINLASHLRPAYVRIGGTAADCLFFDETLTEGFNSETINPVDGQDITNFTITKKDLLDLYKFTQKSGNRMLFDLNALIRNSDGSWNDSNARQIVEFAQSYGMSLDWHLGNEPNSFYRVFSVQISAQQLAKDYCKLRVLLNTSGYEDSILVGPEVNRIGDSEHPTQRGENYAKEFLSNDEDCVDFVTWHQYYLNGREAQVQDFIKPEVFNILSNQIKSVANAINAAGKNTPMWLSETGTAFGGGAPEISNRFVAGFLFLDKLGYSASAGLQVVIRQSFFGGNYAMVGSDLTPNPDWWVSVIYKQFVSNRVLKIATVNNFGQVRLYAHCTPEKSLLSKVPAVTVYGMNLFSYPVQIMIQGTQSSPKNAIFLYALTADNLQSSTIKMNGEELNLLPNGDLPPFKPVILEAGRLITLPGYSMVFTVMHGVNISACSTL